ATCGTTTGGACGCCACCTCTGGCCATGCCTTCCGTGGCGAGGCTCTCCCGTAAGGCTATCCCGGGACTGTACTGACTTTTGACCCTACTGACGGGATGGTCGCTATGGTTATTGTCGCTATGGTCGTTATCGCCGCTATCGCCGCTATCGTCGCTATCGCCGCTATCGTCGCTATCGCCGCTGTCGCCGCTGTCACCACACAGTGTCCCCCCTGTACGCTTTTCTTCTCAACTGATTCTCCCCGAAACGCTGCTCCCTTTTCATTGTGGCGAAACTGTTCCAACGGGCACTTCGCCGCGCCTTAGGTTGAGCAAAGAGGTAAGCTTGGTAACCGCGTTTCGCTTCATCACAGTGGATTGCATCTTGGCTTGGCGTAGCTTACCTTATCTGGGCATATATCACCCtatatcgttttttttttttcccgccacCCGCTGTTCATGTTCCTCCTCAAAATGCCATTTTCACGTCGCGCAGTGTATGAGCACCGATCAGGCACTTGGGATGAATTCGCTTCTTTgcaaaatttcaaaaaagaagaaaaaaaaaaaaaaaaaaaaatgaataaataggGAGATGAGTCAAaagagcggaaaaaaaaaaaatgactcccATTGCCACTGTATGAGCAGCCCACCTCTCTCTACTTAGGAGCGGTAGCCTAGTACCAACACACGCGAGCTCGCATTCGAGTAGAGAAAGATAAAATCATTTGGCCCTTCGCATAGGAAAACTGGTGGGAGCGAACGTGTGCATGTGACTGATCAGGGAGGAGAAAACTCACAAGGAAAAAGCCGCATGTGTATGCGTAAAAGTGAAGTACGTGCTTAAGTGCGCAGTCGTGGCCCAGTTGGATAGCGGCTCATCGAAGGGACTCCCATTTTGGAAGTGGCGCGCAAGAAGTCGCTCAGGAAGTCGCTCAGGAAGTCGCTCAGGAAGTCGCTCAGGAAGTCGCTCAGGAAGTCGCTCAGGAAGTTGCTCAGGAAGTCGCTCAGGAAGTCGCTCAGGAAGTCGCTCAGGAAGTCGCTCTCCTTCTTTCTCCCCCGCgttgctccccccccctctcggCAACCATGGCGGACGCGCTGTACAACgactataaaaataactgcCAGGAATACATCAAGACGGTGTCCTACACGGAGAAGATACTCCAGGACAATAACTCAGACAAGCACAAGCTGCTAAACATTTACGAGAAGGCCATCAAAAGTGCAGAAAATATGTTCAAAAGGATGCAGCTGGAAGTGGAAGCAAATTCACTCATAGGGAATAAGGATAGCGACCTGAATGACCTGCAAAGAGAAATAACCGAGTATAAAGGAAAGTTGAATATACTTAAGGAAAGCTTTCTagcaaaagaaagagaaaaaaatgaaataaataacagCTATGATGATAGAGTGCTACTACTGAGCGATGTAGATCTACTCGAACAAGGAGatatttacataaatcagtccaaaatattattaacaaaCGCAGAGTACATAAGTAACGACGTTCTTCAAAACCTGAACAAACAGAGAGacagcataaaaaaaggactctCCAATATGCCCTTCATTACAGGCAAATTAGATCAAGCAAAAAAACTGATTcacttgataaaaaaaagcaactcTTAAATAAGTACCGAttgtacattatttttgttttcatatttttaacattcgTTTTTGTCACTGCGGTTAAGTATAGGAGGTATGTGAATGGCTTGAATCGTCAGTCTACGCAACCGGCTGGCAGTTCTCATCACGATTTTATAGGTGATGCCAAAGAGTCCAAGGTCCCGCCGACTCCCTCAGGTGGATTAGCAGTTGGCATGACGGAGCAAGACAACCAGAAGAATAAATCCCCAAACGGGAATGAAGCTAATATGATTGTGTATGATTTTAtcgagaagaaaaaggacaatGTGGAGAGAGGCGGCACCATAGGGAGTGACGCGCAGGATGGCAGTGTCACCACGCAGCCCCCAAACGATAAAGGAAGCAGCGGAAGCGGCGGCAGCAGTGGCAGCAGTGGCAGCATTGGGGACGAATCCACCCATAAGGAAAGACAGACGGAGAGTAGCCCCCCGGGGAGTACAACAAAGCGGCGTAGCAAGGATGATAAGGAGGTGAACCAAAACGGGCATGTCGAAAAAGatcaaatggaaaaggaagagccACACCGGATTgaacccctccccccctctgtgAGCGTAGCAAAATAGGGCCGAATTAATCAGGGGAGCGCACTGCACGCAGGGGATGATCACTCGGTTAGCCGCGGAGCTGGCTCACCAGAAGGGAGACATGGCGGGGTGAAGCGAATGCGGGATGCCTCCATTTGGCACCCAGTTATGCCTCCATTTGGCACCCATTTATGCCTCCATTTGGCACCCATTTATGCCTCCATTTGGCACCCATTtatgcctccattttttttttttttttcatatccCTTATGGACCATCCTGTGCGAAACCTGTTTGTCATGCGTACCTGTTGCAATCCATTCCGTTAATCtggcacacacacatacactcCCCTTAGCGAATGCATTGGCGCTTGTTCattgaatatatttacatgcgTGCTTTCGTTTATTACTCAACATGGGAAGCactgaacatatttttttttcttttttttctttttttttttctttttttttcctttttctttttctttttttttttccagcatgGGTAATTACACACCCGTGATGCTTACTCCCCTCCCACCCCCGTACGCTACACCTTCATGCCGATTTGattatctccattttggtcCGCCTGATTTTTGGCCACGTGACAACTTTATTAATTTCGCGCActttgttttcgtttttcatttGAGAAATTCCGCTCACGTGGCTGCAGCAAGGGGAGCTGCTGTATCCGTATTCCAAGGGGAGCTGCGTCGCCCGTGCCTCCAGGGGGTCTCTTCTTAACGGGTACtcatacacacacgcatattttaaaactgGCTAAAGGTCCCCTGGAAACGTCTTTTTTAAGTTAGCTTTCTCTCCCCTCGGACGTGAAGCAATATGGAGCTGACTTCTGGGCTGACTTCTGGGCGGCCTTCAGTTTACGCCTGCACGGTCGGCCTACAGAAACGGAGGAGTTGTCCCCCGTGACCAGCACAGTTACACCGTTGCTGGGTTAAAGGGGCGTCAACTGACGGTTAAAGGGGCGTCAACTGACGGTTAAAGAGTTAGCCAGCAAAGCAGCAAAGCAGTTAGCCAGCAAAGCAGCAAAGCAGTTAGCCTGCAAAGCAGCAAGGCAGTCAACTTCGCGAAGGTAAATAAATGCTAGAGGGGATTATTCCCTTGCgcgggattttttttcttttttttccaaatgctCCCTTGGGCGTGCAACGCGTGAACGTTCGGGTGAAATGCGCCTGACGGACAGCGcacctgtgtgtgtgtgtgtgtgtggagcTAACGGGAGGATCGATCCCTTCGACGTGATAAAAGggttaaaatatataacaggAGGAAGGTACGTTGCCCAGTTTTTCCATTACAACGGTTGGTACAAGCCCGTGACGCACACGTTCGGGGCACAAATCCGCCCCAATGAAGTGCGCCCACGGGTACACACGCGTGCTTATGCAAAAACTGGAGAGGACGATGAAATCGAATTAACTGTAAAGGGAATGCAAAGGGGACGTAGGTggtgaaatgaaaaaaaaaaaaataataaaatgggaataaaataaacatatatatatatgcatatacacatgtcACGCACAATGTGAAATGGAGGTACACGAatggcttcttcttcttcctcttcctcttcttcctcttcctcttcttcctcttcttcctcttcttcctcttcttcctcttctttttcctcctcctcttctttttcctcctcctcttcttcctcttcttctccttttttacttaaaaaaaataaaacattttaacaattttttaaaataaagctGTTCGACCATTTCGCTAGCTGCGCAGTTGGATGTGCTTTCATTGGTGACCCAtttggtttctttttttttttttctctctcttctTGGGCATGTATACAGGTGTGTCCAGCAATCCTTTCATGTTTGCTTTGGCGGTGGAGATAGGGGAGGAaggctcccccccccctgatCAGCTAAACTGATTGCATTCTTATTCTGCCCCATTTCGTGGCCTCACTttacatgcaaaaaaaaaaattgttccctCTGCACGTGACAGTGTGTCCCGTTGCAACCAACACAGGTGCACAACACGCAAGTGGGGAAATGTTAAAATGCAAACACACATGGGAATGGATAAAGACAAACAAATAGTAGCGGCGACGGTGCGCTCGCATCATATTCACGTGGTGTGCACGTGTGGGGTGTGTCTTCCTGCTTTCCCTCGGTAGGAAGCTCTCCTCTGTGGGAAGCTCTCCTCTGTAGGAAGCTCTCCTCTATAGGCAGCGTTCGCTCTCCGTCTCGTGCTACCCCGGCACACGCTTCTCACGGTTCACTTCTCACGGTTCATTCTCACGGTCTACTTCTAACGGTCCACTTCTCACAGCCCACTTCTAACGGTCCACTTCTCACAATCAtgctccttctccttctctctctctctcgcGGCGCGCCTAGGCCTTCTCCGCGGCCTCGCCCTTCTTCAGCTGCACCTTCAAGTACTTATTATTCACAAAGTACCCATTCATGAACTGAATGGCATGCTGCGCACTCAGGATATTATCATAGCTGACGAATCCGAACCCGGAGTTTCTCCCCGTGTTGTCTCTCTGAATTTTCGAAGATATTATATTTCCAAAGCAACAAAAGTGTTGAAATAAATCCAAGTCAGTCCATTCACTTGGGatgtgaaaaatgaacaaattacTTCCATTCGGACCATTTAACTTGGTTTTGTCATtgttattaaaatgaaataatttatttggaTGTATGGGTTTATTCCATTGACTATGCTTCGTCAggttattaaaataaaaggtgttgttatttttatctttgtaAATTTCCCATAGACTTAGGCCTTCAATATTTTCGTTACATTCCTCCATTACGAGATCGCTCGATTGGAAGACGCCTccgttgttgttgttttgCATTTGCCTGAACATGATTGGGCTACTTCCTCCGTGTGCGTTGCCATGTGCGTTGCCATGTGCGTTGCCGTGGCTTCCGCTTGCACCGCCCTCGCCGTGCAGGCCGTTCATGGCGCTCACACCACCAGCAGCGCCAACCCCGacaacaccgccaacaccgccaacaccgccaacaccgctaACCCCGCCAACcccgccaacaccgccaacaccgccaacaccgccaacaccgccaacaccgcccACCCCGCTAATGCCACCCACACTGTGCATGTTCCCCATGCTGGCGTTGCCTCCGGGGGGGAACTCCCCATCAGCTTTCACCATTTCGGACATGCTCTTCCCATTACCCAAATTGGGATTgttcaacaaaaaattatttttctgatTAAACATGCCACCATTCATATGAAGGTTGTTTGGACTCAGTCCTCCATTCATCCCACTCGTACTGTTCATGCtattcatcatcatcatcattcCGTTATTTGGGTTCTTTCCCTTCATCATATTTCTGGTAGCTAAATTTCCTTGTACATTTCCTGCACTGCTAAAATAATTGTAGCTATTCATTCCTCCGTTTGTAAAATCTTCGTTATTATTAAAGCTCTTTTGGAAATTGTTGTTTCCGGAGGATCCCATGTTTCCAAGTGGACCATGCGGACCATGTGGACCATGCGGACCATGCGGACCATGCGGACCATGCGGACCATGTGTACCATGTGGACTATGTGTACCATGTGGTCCATGTGGTCCACCTCCACTACCTCCGGCACTCCCCCCAGTGCCATGCCCACTACCACTATTCTTTGCACCAGAATTATTATTCACATTGGGAACGGCGAACTTGGCCTCGATACTCTTCTCCTGATTGCTCGTATCAATCATACTCTTAATATTCCTCAAGACACTTAAAGCCTCCTCATGTGTGTTAAATGTAATCAATGCAgtattgtaaatttttttgttcacaaaattattatttgactgttttttgtttttattaaaatagcACACATCTGTTATGATATAACCTGCATTTCCAAATAAGTTTCTTAGGTGGGCCTCCGTGAGGTGAGGAGGGATGTTTTGTATGTGTAGTCTGGCGTTGGGAACTCCATCGATTGTTGCATTCAGAATTTCTTCGCTCATTTTGTAAGGGGCGTGTGGGACGTGTGGTACGTATGGTACTCTGGTTTGGGGAAgctgccaatttttttttttttttttattttatcttgtTTTATCTTATcttattttatcttatcttatctttttttttttttccctgtggGCCAATCGAGGTGGGGAAAGACgacctcttcctcctctccaaGTCGGAGCGACGAAATGGCGCTACGTGGAATGGCCCGCCGGCGCGACCACGAACGACGTGTGCGCCTCCGACCGCGACGGTGAGTGAGATTGTAACTGCGCTTATAGCAACGCCGCTAACTGCGCCTCTAACTGCTTCGCTAACTGCGTCGTTAACTGCGTCGATAACACACCTCTGGCCAAGGCCCTGACCGCGCCACCACTTCTGTCCCCTCTCGCGCGAACGACGCCGGGAAAAAGCTACACTCGGCCGAGGACCCACAAAAATCAAGCAAGCGCGGCATTCACATGGAGTTCTTTCTTCACCCCTTCTGGGCATATATCGAAGGTAAAAGTcgagcataaaaaaaagaataaaggggaaaaaaaaaaaaaaatttctggcAAACTGAGGCAAAAACCaagtgaggagaaaaataaatttgtcAAGTGGTGACAACGTGGAAATatgaaagggggaagagaaaaaaggaaggatgacaggaagaaggaaaaggggggaaggcgGAGAAAAAACGGGCAAAAAGGGTGACGAGGAGAaaacgtgaagaaaaaaaaaaggatgcagGAATATGGAGGGTGGatggaagaagaggaggggaaTACATCCGCGCAGGAaaaagatgcaaaaaaaagggcaaaaaaaaggcaaaaaaaaggcaaaaaaaaaggcaaaaaaaaggcaaaaaaaggcaaaaaaaggcaaaataacGTAGTGATGGGGAAAGAGATGCCCAAGCGAATGCGACCGGAAATCGTCGCCAAGGGAAGAAGTGAAGGTGGActttcctttcctcttcCATGCAAACTGGGGAAGGCCATGAACGTACAAAATTACGGTCGCGCGAAAAGGTAAAGAGATAGTGAATGCCAATATTGCGCAGTCAATGCATGTGCGTACGCGCGTGTACTGGTATGCACTCACACGACGCACGCTCAAGTGTACTTTGCGTTCGCCTGTATGTCGCGCTGGCGTGCTCTTTGCGTTCGCTTGTTCTTTGCGTTTGCTTGTTCTTTGCGTTTGCTTGTTCTTTGCATTCGCGTGTACTTCGCATTCGCGTGTATGTTGCATTTGCGCATATGTTGCACTCGCGCATATGTTGCACTCGCGCATATGTTGCACTCGCGCGTATGTTGCATTCGCTCGTATGTTGCATTTGCACGTATGTTAAGCGGACGCAACCCCGCGTGCGTATAGTACACAACGTATACACTCGAACTGTCTCCTCTGATGTGCCTACAAAAGGTGCACCTCCACTCGTCcccaacaaaaaaagaaaagggtaTGCCTTCATGTACATCCCATACGCTGaccaaaatgtaaaaagttCAAGTCGGTTGAAAGCCCCCCCGCCGAAGGGTCAAATTcgccattttgcaattttgcggaaaaaagaaaaaaaaaaaaaaaaaatgcatttgcTGTGCCCATTTGGTCCAAGTACATAATATACACTCGCGAGTTGTATGAGGGGAGGTTAGCTTTCCCTCTTTTAACACCTCGAAAAGGGGGGCActgggaaggagaaaagacggaaaggaggaaaaggagaaaagacggaaaggaggaaaggagaaaagggggaaaggttCTTCCTTCCCCGCCTCACCAAagggatggaaaaattgcCCCTTCGAATCGTACATTATAGCCCCCCCATAAAGTATGTTATTTTTGGgggggtaattttttttttttttccctctcttttggctagctagctagctaTCTGGCTGGCTAACCCATTTTGAGTTTCCCCCCGCTGGGCGCAGCGCTACACGCTGGTGATCTTCTTCGACTTGAGCGAGTTCTCCGTCGCGACGAGGACCCCCTGCACATCGCTAAAGTTGAAGTAGGACATATCAGAGATGTCCTCCGTGGTCTTCTTAATGACATATGAAATACGCCCATTCACTACATCCTTAAAATTCCAAACGACGTAAAACTTGGCAGACAATGTAAACACGAGAGAGTTGTCACTACTGACGGTGCTCTTCTCAAATTTGTAGTCCCCAAGATTGTATGTAAAAACATCAACGTAGTGAATTTGCAGgaggaattttttctgttgaagacgctcctccttttttatgactcGCTCAAAAAGGCTACAACTTTGAATGGAATTTTCGCAAATCACTACACTTTTTTGGCAAGTCACAATGGAATAAACTCCATCGGATGTAGTACATAAATGTACAATGTCATTCGCACACATCAAGGAATTTTTACTCTTCTTAAggacattatttttatttatttttccatcatAATATTTAATCTCTCCCTTAGCATTGGTTAAGATAATTCTCCCCCTGTTATCCACAGTGGCTTGCTCAATGTCGGGTGTGTTTCTCCCATACAGCAATGCATTCTGTACACACGATTTAATCCTCGTATCGACAAAGtacaaactttttttgttgtacccacagtatatattttcttccttcctgaTTAGCTGATTTATTGGCACATATTCtgtgtcccatttttttacaattttttctttattcgtatcaaaaatgaataagtgcttgtcatttttttcgttaagaAAGAGTAGCTTATTCCCTTGTTCATCATTTAGGTGAATGCTTTTTGGAACAcactgttcatttttaaatttaaaaatttcatcactTGAGTTGtagattattttttcttttccatattCATCAAAGGTGTATATGTTCAGTTTGTTCCTTACGTCGTCGTAGTTTATTTCTCTTTCTGAGGGTTCACTTTTCTTATTTAGCTTGAGCTTtggcttccttttctgtggGATGTGATTTTGCCTCAATACGAAGGAGAGCTTCCCGCTTGTATTCACAAATTTGTATTTCATACCATCTGTGTGGCTGGTCCTGTGTCTTGGATACCCTCTTTCTTCCCCGCCCTCCAACTCGATCACGTCAGACAAGTCAGTAGCGTCCGACACGTCAGTTGCGTCCGACTCGGAGAGAAGGACGAACCCACCCTTCGGAGGGGACCCCCCCGTGTGGAACTCTCCCTCAGTTGGGGTCCCCACCGCTTCGGCTGCCGCTTCGGCTGTCACATCGGCTCTCGCTTCCGTCACGGCTGCCCCCCTCGCGTGCGTCTCCATGAAGTCCCTCTTGATGCTGACAATATCATTTTGGAAGTCCTGCCTGTAGATGAGTATCCCCCTGATGTGGTCAATGAGGACGTCCTCCGACTCCAGAATGATGAGAAATTTCTCGCTCATCCGGTGCAGCTGCGCGGCAAGTTCGTCCTCGGGTCCCTCCTGCGTCTCTCCATCTGTGTGTCTCTGCCCATCTGTGTGTATCTGCCCCTCCGTGTGTCTCTGCCCATCGGTTTGTCTCTGCCCATCGGTTTGTCTCTGCCCATCTGTGTGCCTCTGCCCCTCCGtgtgcctctccccccccgagggtttcctccccttcgcGCGCTTCCCCCGCGTgtctttccccattttgtcactCCCTTGTTTTCCCCCCCGGTCCATCTTCTCAATTTCGCTCTCCACGGCCTTGTCCAAGGACCCCAATTCGTCGTCCTCAATCCGGGTTGCCTTCATGCCGTGGTAGGAGTCCCCTCCATCGGCCGCGGTTTGAAGGTTCCCTGGGGAGGGGTCTGCTAGTACCACCACGTTCGGTTCTTCCCTCTTGAGTGACCCCTCCCCTGTAAGCGCTTTTCCTGACACCTCCTCTAAGAAGTACTCCTCGTAGCGCTCCCCATCCTCGTACAGTGCCTTGTACTCGAAGAACCTGAACAGGCTGTTAACCAAGTACCTGTGCACGTGGATCCCAATGGACTCCCTACTCAGATAAATATCGTTGAAGGAATTCAACACGTAAATAAGGAAGACCCGATTCCTTTTGTACAGCTCCCTCACATTATCCATGGTGAGTTCTTCATACAGGTGTTCGCACTCCACATCCAACGGGGACCTCTCCGGGGAGAGAACAACCAACAAGTGTTCACACTTGGCTGTGTTAAATGTTAACAGGCCTAGATGGTCCTTCTTGTAGAGTACCTTCACCGGCTCCTCATATTTGAACAGATTGACTCTT
This genomic stretch from Plasmodium cynomolgi strain B DNA, chromosome 14, whole genome shotgun sequence harbors:
- a CDS encoding hypothetical protein (putative), which translates into the protein RYVNGLNRQSTQPAGSSHHDFIGDAKESKVPPTPSGGLAVGMTEQDNQKNKSPNGNEANMIVYDFIEKKKDNVERGGTIGSDAQDGSVTTQPPNDKGSSGSGGSSGSSGSIGDESTHKERQTESSPPGSTTKRRSKDDKEVNQNGHVEKDQMEKEEPHRIEPLPPS
- a CDS encoding clustered-asparagine-rich protein (putative), with translation MPRRGYIITDVCYFNKNKKQSNNNFVNKKIYNTALITFNTHEEALSVLRNIKSMIDTSNQEKSIEAKFAVPNVNNNSGAKNSGSGHGTGGSAGGSGGGPHGPHGTHSPHGTHGPHGPHGPHGPHGPHGPHGPLGNMGSSGNNNFQKSFNNNEDFTNGGMNSYNYFSSAGNVQGNLATRNMMKGKNPNNGMMMMMNSMNSTSGMNGGLSPNNLHMNGGMFNQKNNFLLNNPNLGNGKSMSEMVKADGEFPPGGNASMGNMHSVGGISGVGGVGGVGGVGGVGGVGGVGGVSGVGGVGGVGGVVGVGAAGGVSAMNGLHGEGGASGSHGNAHGNAHGNAHGGSSPIMFRQMQNNNNGGVFQSSDLVMEECNENIEGLSLWEIYKDKNNNTFYFNNLTKHSQWNKPIHPNKLFHFNNNDKTKLNGPNGSNLFIFHIPSEWTDLDLFQHFCCFGNIISSKIQRDNTGRNSGFGFVSYDNILSAQHAIQFMNGYFVNNKYLKVQLKKGEAAEKA
- a CDS encoding hypothetical protein (putative), which codes for MRDATSAGRIYLNVRAKSIPAESSPIQPSQVQPSRVKSKPAESNPTQPTTMLFNKLFKKKTELEVDLYLIKDEQCTPHMLDCKLYVNNWGRGSDDQVVIWNSSKKLTLNEDSIYDFKYHELDMCQFKYIKNGLVEEYGLVFSKVQNMYYFFKYIMLSYLKGNIVLCRRVNLFKYEEPVKVLYKKDHLGLLTFNTAKCEHLLVVLSPERSPLDVECEHLYEELTMDNVRELYKRNRVFLIYVLNSFNDIYLSRESIGIHVHRYLVNSLFRFFEYKALYEDGERYEEYFLEEVSGKALTGEGSLKREEPNVVVLADPSPGNLQTAADGGDSYHGMKATRIEDDELGSLDKAVESEIEKMDRGGKQGSDKMGKDTRGKRAKGRKPSGGERHTEGQRHTDGQRQTDGQRQTDGQRHTEGQIHTDGQRHTDGETQEGPEDELAAQLHRMSEKFLIILESEDVLIDHIRGILIYRQDFQNDIVSIKRDFMETHARGAAVTEARADVTAEAAAEAVGTPTEGEFHTGGSPPKGGFVLLSESDATDVSDATDLSDVIELEGGEERGYPRHRTSHTDGMKYKFVNTSGKLSFVLRQNHIPQKRKPKLKLNKKSEPSEREINYDDVRNKLNIYTFDEYGKEKIIYNSSDEIFKFKNEQCVPKSIHLNDEQGNKLLFLNEKNDKHLFIFDTNKEKIVKKWDTEYVPINQLIRKEENIYCGYNKKSLYFVDTRIKSCVQNALLYGRNTPDIEQATVDNRGRIILTNAKGEIKYYDGKINKNNVLKKSKNSLMCANDIVHLCTTSDGVYSIVTCQKSVVICENSIQSCSLFERVIKKEERLQQKKFLLQIHYVDVFTYNLGDYKFEKSTVSSDNSLVFTLSAKFYVVWNFKDVVNGRISYVIKKTTEDISDMSYFNFSDVQGVLVATENSLKSKKITSV